In one window of Vicinamibacterales bacterium DNA:
- a CDS encoding molybdopterin-dependent oxidoreductase produces MARTAPPETWGNSTVRTACPLDCPDACTLDVAVERGRIVKIDGGDDNPVTRNFICAKVRRFADRIYGEDRVLYPAVRKDAKGQGTFVRVTWEEALDLIARRMTEIKAQYGGEAILPFYYGGSNGPLTQNTNDAELWRRFGTSRLATTVCAAPTGAANLALYGKMAGVVYQDYPHARLIVLWGVNPSASGIHLVPYVKEAQAAGATLVVIDPRTTSLAKKADLHLAIRPGTDLPVALALHRVMFEEGHADLAFLARHTDGGERLRAAAAPWTIERAAAEAGIDPAVLRRFADLYVAASPALVRCGWGLERNRNGGSAAAAVLALPAVGGKFGVRGGGFSMSNSLAFGLKAAQWIDTPEPDTRLVNMNHLGRALTEYSDPPVKMLFAYNCNPLATMPDQNRVLEGLKREDLFTVAFEQVFTDTTRYADVVLPATTFLEQYDIAKSYGPISLQLVRPVIEPRGEARTNAQVFSAIAERLGIGTEEDDIDTLLRITSRMGTAGRELMERGVATPPHDGAPVQFVDVFPLTPDRKVHLFPEAIAGDAPAGLYGYQSDPATERFPLALISPASEKTISSTLGELRERAAVLHMNPEDAAARSISQSDAVRVFNHLGELHCPANITADVRPGTVAFSKGVWRKNTYNGSTSNALVPDTLTDLGGGACFNDARVQVALLGRH; encoded by the coding sequence ATGGCCCGCACTGCTCCGCCGGAAACCTGGGGCAACTCCACCGTCCGCACCGCCTGCCCGCTGGACTGTCCCGACGCCTGCACGCTCGACGTCGCCGTCGAGCGCGGCCGCATCGTCAAGATCGACGGCGGCGACGACAATCCGGTTACCCGCAATTTCATCTGCGCCAAGGTCCGCCGGTTCGCCGACCGCATCTACGGCGAAGACCGCGTGCTCTACCCGGCGGTCCGCAAGGACGCCAAGGGACAGGGCACGTTCGTCCGCGTCACCTGGGAGGAAGCGCTCGACCTGATCGCGCGGCGGATGACGGAGATCAAGGCGCAGTACGGCGGGGAGGCGATCCTCCCGTTCTACTACGGCGGCTCGAACGGTCCGCTCACCCAGAACACCAACGACGCCGAGTTGTGGCGGCGCTTCGGAACGTCGCGACTCGCCACCACCGTCTGCGCGGCGCCGACCGGCGCGGCGAATCTGGCGCTGTACGGCAAGATGGCCGGCGTCGTCTATCAGGACTATCCGCACGCCAGGCTGATCGTGCTATGGGGCGTCAACCCCTCGGCCTCGGGCATCCATCTCGTCCCGTACGTGAAGGAAGCACAGGCGGCCGGCGCGACACTGGTCGTCATCGATCCGCGGACCACGTCGCTGGCGAAAAAGGCGGATCTGCACCTCGCGATCCGTCCCGGCACCGATCTGCCCGTCGCGCTGGCGCTGCACCGGGTGATGTTCGAAGAGGGGCACGCCGACCTGGCGTTCCTCGCCCGGCACACGGACGGCGGCGAGCGGCTGCGTGCGGCGGCGGCGCCGTGGACGATCGAACGCGCCGCGGCCGAGGCGGGCATCGACCCTGCCGTCCTGCGCCGGTTCGCCGACCTGTACGTGGCGGCGTCGCCCGCGCTGGTGCGCTGCGGCTGGGGCCTCGAGCGCAACCGCAACGGCGGCAGCGCAGCCGCGGCGGTGCTCGCGCTGCCGGCGGTCGGCGGCAAGTTCGGCGTGCGCGGCGGCGGCTTCTCGATGAGCAACTCCCTCGCCTTCGGCCTGAAGGCGGCGCAGTGGATCGACACCCCGGAGCCGGACACGCGGCTCGTGAACATGAACCACCTCGGCCGCGCGTTGACCGAGTACTCCGATCCGCCGGTCAAGATGCTGTTCGCCTACAACTGCAACCCGCTGGCGACGATGCCGGACCAGAACCGGGTGCTGGAGGGGCTGAAGCGCGAGGATCTCTTCACCGTGGCGTTCGAGCAGGTGTTCACCGACACCACGCGCTACGCCGACGTCGTCCTGCCCGCGACGACGTTCCTCGAGCAGTACGACATCGCCAAATCGTACGGGCCGATCAGCCTGCAGCTCGTGCGGCCGGTGATCGAGCCGCGCGGCGAGGCGCGCACCAACGCGCAGGTGTTCTCCGCCATCGCGGAGCGCCTGGGGATCGGCACCGAAGAGGACGACATCGACACCCTGCTGCGGATCACGTCGCGGATGGGAACCGCCGGCCGCGAGCTGATGGAGCGCGGCGTCGCGACCCCGCCGCACGACGGCGCGCCGGTTCAGTTCGTCGACGTGTTCCCGCTCACGCCGGATCGCAAGGTGCACCTGTTCCCGGAGGCGATCGCCGGGGATGCGCCCGCCGGGCTGTACGGGTATCAGAGCGATCCGGCGACCGAGCGCTTCCCGCTCGCGCTCATCTCGCCGGCGTCCGAGAAGACGATCTCGTCGACGCTGGGCGAGCTGCGCGAGCGCGCGGCGGTGCTGCACATGAACCCGGAGGACGCGGCGGCGCGCAGCATCTCGCAGAGCGACGCGGTGCGCGTCTTCAATCACCTTGGCGAGCTGCATTGCCCGGCCAACATCACCGCCGACGTGCGCCCCGGCACGGTCGCCTTCTCCAAAGGCGTCTGGCGCAAGAACACCTACAACGGATCGACGTCCAACGCGCTGGTGCCGGACACGCTGACGGATCTGGGCGGCGGCGCCTGTTTCAACGACGCCCGCGTCCAGGTCGCGCTGCTCGGCCGGCACTGA
- a CDS encoding YIP1 family protein — MADLTGRMIGAMQADVKTFNEIEADQNAMGQAITVIVIAGVASLIGNIFRSGPVAGVIGLIGSLFAYAVFALMVFLIGTKVMPEPATKADFNETFRVVGFAASPGVFYVLAIVPYLGPLISLLVGLWSLVIGVIAVREVLDYSNTGRAIIVALIAGVICIVIWSIVMLPILGAMFVARAVTG, encoded by the coding sequence ATGGCGGATCTGACCGGACGAATGATTGGTGCGATGCAGGCCGACGTGAAGACGTTCAACGAGATCGAAGCCGACCAGAACGCGATGGGGCAGGCGATCACCGTCATCGTGATTGCGGGCGTCGCGTCGCTGATCGGCAACATCTTCCGGTCGGGGCCCGTCGCCGGGGTGATCGGCCTGATCGGCTCGCTCTTCGCGTACGCGGTGTTCGCGTTGATGGTCTTCCTCATCGGCACCAAGGTCATGCCCGAGCCTGCGACCAAGGCCGACTTCAACGAGACCTTCCGCGTCGTCGGGTTCGCGGCATCGCCCGGCGTGTTCTACGTGCTCGCGATCGTGCCGTATCTCGGTCCGCTGATCTCTCTGCTGGTCGGGTTGTGGAGCCTGGTGATCGGCGTGATTGCCGTGCGCGAGGTGCTCGACTACTCGAACACGGGGCGGGCGATCATCGTGGCGCTGATCGCCGGCGTCATCTGCATCGTCATCTGGTCGATCGTCATGCTGCCGATTCTCGGGGCGATGTTCGTGGCGCGCGCGGTCACCGGCTGA